The DNA region ATTGAAGGAAGAAGCGCGCAGCTTTGGAGTAACACGTTTTTGGACAGTCTCTGATTTAGATGCTTTGTGTTCACGTTTCTGTCCTTTGTCTGAACATGATAGATCTACCACTGCTGTTGGAGTGTCTGCACTAGCTGCTGTAAGGTCAATTACTGTCACACaatcttttctgtcttctgaaCTCTGAATCAAaagattttctttctgtgaGCTGCTGAGCGTCTCAGAAGAATATATCTCCTTTTCAGGATCTGTCGGTGcatcctctgtctgtgtcctctcaactactttatatttctgAGTTAACTTGGAGGAGAGACTTCCCAGGTCAATCGTCCTGACCACACTTTTACTGTTTATCTCCCGTGGTGCCTGCTGAAAGTTATTCTTTCTGAAATAAGGGCTGGTATTGGTCTCTTTGAGCTCTTCTTCCTTGTTTGGATCCAGCTCTGGGGACTTTGGGGGATTCCTTCTGGGTGACAGGTGGATGCATGGCACAACACTATTACTTGCTGAGGCGGCACTGCTGTCACCTCTCTCAAAGTTCTGACATTGCAAATCAATGTGCTCATTGATCTTGAATCTTGGTACCAACTGACCACACAGGGGGCAGGCCAGCTTAGGTGGAGGCTGGCTGCTGAAGAACGAGGTGATTGGAGTCGTGGTGGCAGCACTGGCAGAAATCCCAGCTTTGACATTGCTTTTGTTCTTGCTCttggacaaagacaaacttCGCTTGAGTTTGTCTTTGGTGGCTCTCTCGGACATGATGCAGGTGGTGTTTCTCGATGAAAACCTTTGCGTTTTTagaagcttttctttgttgcaTGCTCTGAGGAGAGTTATCGATGTGGACAAATAATGCTATGGCTCCGTTTAGCTAATTTAAATCCTAACTTAGCTCAGAGAGAAACACTCCATTTTAAATTGTCACACATTTGTAGCTGTTGGTGCTTTACACATGCATTAGAAAAAcgacacaaacataaatataaagACTGTCTATGGTTCAAAACATAAGCTAACATACCGGTAGCAGTCTCATTCAGTGACAGAGGAGCTGCACGATAATAACAATCCCGCTTCTCAGGCTTAACCAGCGGAGCGCAGCATGCCTTTTAGGGTGAAGTAATCGATCCCAACTACATCGATATTTTCTACCTAAATGCAAAAAGCGAAggtaaaataaatcaaaaatctTGTTCTAGATGTAgaatatttatgtttgtatatatatatctatatatatattttttatatatattttttgtcaaagtaaaTGGTAATATAATGCAAAACATACGAATCACCGCTTTTACATCTTAAATGGCGCATTGTtgaaaatataagaaataacTATTGTTTAAgtgctttaaattaaaatggtaTGGGTCAGTTATTTAGACCTATGTTTGACTACGTACACATTATGCCTCTCACTGTGTTATTTGTTGGGGGAGCAGAGCAGTGAGCACATGATGAGGGGTGTATTTTCTACACAGGTTCCTGGGCTGCTGTGCGGCTTTTATTCAAAAATCACCATTCCGGAGAGCAATCTGATCTGATCAGCACACGGGCATTTTACAAGGAGGGCCGCCGGCAGGACTGATGTTGGTAAGTGCCACACGGAATTATCTAAGtacaaatgtaaaagaaatatatattgtgGAGATGCATAAAGGCCTATCTAGCTTCCGATAACAGGGCTGAAGCCAATGCTGGATTGTGTTCCTCTGGTACAACATCAGCCCATAAACTGGATGTCAGCATGGTGCAGTCTCGATGCTTCATATCAAGGTCGATGTgaaatgcagcagcaggatAATATTGCTTCCAGATGgtgaaaacagcagtgtgtgtgtgtgtgtgtgtgtgtgtgtgtgtgtgtggagggaggggagtcAGCTCCATCACTGCGTGCTATATGCGCAGGAAAACCATATATCCGATTATCGTATCGATATTTAGGCAGATGGGAATGCGGCGTCCACTTGTGGGGAAACCGGAGCAACCACAACAACCGCTCCTGCAGCTGCGGCAAAAGTTCGGCGTGATGGGTTCATAAAATGCCACCAGGAATACGCCAAGGGCAGGCCGTGAAATCGTAAAAACCGGACCTCAATTCATTATGACCCGCATTGTTTTTAATTACcacttcagcaccatggagaggTCATGATTAGGTCCGCGTGTTATACTGTATGGGAGGGGATCTGGGGGGGAGATTAGGTTTTTGTACTCATAATACCGTAATCTCTATCGCAATATCATCCGATCAACACTGTGAACGGTTGGGATTTATTGTGTTTAGTGTGTTGAAGCTAAATCATATCCACAAGCGTTTTTTTCCCAGTTCAGCTACAAGCTTAGATGGTTCAGTTGAGGGTGTTGACATGTTTAGACTGGGCGGGTATCAGACCactgtgttcagtgttgtaGCTCTAATACATTCAGTGCTAATCAAGTGATAAAGCCTTTATCACCCGACTGAGAACACCAGTATCACATTTCGGGCTTTTCTTGGGTTTAAAATCAAAAAAGAGATTAAATATGTAACAATGTATGTAAAATTGAggatttttgtttattttgttgattgGATGCATTGTCTTTATAATATCCTTATGTTGGTGTCATATGTTTGTAGTACTGtagagggctgcaactaactattagtttcattttctggcaatctgccaattatttttttgattaatcatttggtctataaaatgtcagaacataGTTAAAAATGCCCATCATATTTTCCTAGAGCCCAAGGTAATGactttaaattgtttttgttcaacagtccaaaactcaaagatgttGAAGAAAACtggcaaatattcacatttgagaggctggaaccagtgaattttggcatttatgaaatgataaaatcaactaattgattaatcaactaatcagtTCAGCTCTATAGTAATGTATGACCTATAGTTTGATTTAGTGTAACAGCGTTGTGAttggtatcttttttttttggctccttaaacaacaacaacaatcataaaagagacaaagaggagggcAAAGAACTTAGTTTTCCACCAGCTGTGTTTGCATTCTTATTAAACTGCTGCATTACCTCTTCATTTTCCAATACGTTGGGCGTTGTGTTGTGCAACGGGTCTATGTCCAGGGCAAACATCCATTTAGAGATGCTATTGCTATATGTCTGAAGAATGATGTACTATTGCACAAACGGTTTCCTCAGAGGACATAAGTCATGGATCATAAATCTGGCACCCACACTAACCACATTATATAAATGTTTCAAAGATGAATTTGTAAGTAtactttaaaaacatcacatgctACAGGCGTGACTGTCCCTGACACTTAAAACAGTTGTCCTGTTCTGCAGGTCGTCAAGACCAAATTAGAGCAGACAACAAAGCAAGATGACAGATAACAACATCAGCTGACAAGAAGGACTGAGGTGGCGAGTGTGGGTGTTAGATGGTATAGAAGTAATAGATGGCTAGTGGCTACTGTTTGTCCTCAAAGTAGggattgtttctgtgtttgtttattcaaacaGAGACATTTGCTCTGATATAATGGGGCATCTCATTCTAAATGTTTGTGTAAGTGTGGAATAGAATCTTTGATCATATGTTGTTCAAATCTGGGACAGTGTGAAATGTTTGAGAGATGCTCTGGGAGTGTGTTGTTGGGTTGCATCGTAATAGCAATGCAAAGTAAACAAGAGAAGAGGTGGAAGAAAGACAGGCATTAACCTTTCTACAGTATGTCGGTTCCAGTGAAGAAATGTGACATGAtttatgtaaatacaaaaatgtaatatttgttgAATGTTCTGGTTGTATATGAAAAAGGCAGTAGGAGATGGTAGAGAGTATGAATGTGTTGTTGAAGATATGAAGTAGAAATGTACAGAGTATAATGCAAGCATCTCAGAAATCTAATTTTGGTTATCTATTAATGTTCACAGGGTTGAGGGTAGTGGGCTTACAGGGGCCAGTAATGGCTCATGGAAAAAGGCCAGGAACCATTTCCAAAATATTGGCTGCCAGCCCTCCACCGTGCCCCGGTCCAGAACTCACTAAACAGAGCCAAGAAGAGCAGCGAGGTTTGGTGAAGGAGGCATCTGAGCAACCACCGTATACCTTGAAGGATGACAACAATGACCAGGTgactcctcctgtccctgtaaACCACTATTACATGAGTTGTGAACCCAGTCCTGAGGACATGGAGGACACCTGCTCTGAGTACGACAACGTGGGCTCTGATGTCGAGCAGGACTATGATCAGGTGCTGCATTTAAACAGAGAGGGCGTTGTGGACATGAGGTACTACAAACAGTACTGTCCTGAGGATGGTGGCTATATAAAGCATGCAGTAGGTGATAATATTAATGAGAACAGCAGTGCTGTTGAGCAGTTTGCTCCCAGGCCTCATCATGGCACAGATATAAGTGAGGGATCACAATCAGACGCTAAGCCTCACAAGATGACCCGTCGCTTTAGGTCGCATTGTGCTCCGACTGCTGGGGATGCAGCAGAGAGGGATGTGGAAAAGGGCCAGGAGAACAGGTTCTTCTTCAGTGACGGAGATGAGATAGAAGAGGTCCTGGATGGGGCCAAATTTATAGAGGATTTagaggagacagagaacagTGTTCAAACCCTTTATCAGGACAATGAGAATGAGAGAATTAGAAAGGGAGGTgatgaaagggaaagagaagatGACACTCGAGTCGCAAGAAACCATAATATCCCAGGAGCCAGTAAGAAGTGTGAGTCGTCTCACATGGGttcaaaggagagagagaggcaaggTAAAGGacgagggaggagggggacagGAGAGGACATTCAGCATGTTGTCTCTGGGATCAAAGGATGGACGACCAACAGCACTGAACAGCATCCAAAGACAGCGTCAAAGGACTGCAAAAAAGCTGCTGTGAGGACCAAAGCTAGGTCTGGTTCCAGTAAGcaacatcctcctccaccacctcgtCGCTCCCATGCTGAGTCGCCTACCGACACCCAGAAGCCCCAGCCTCGTAGAGAGACTCCTCCTGTTCCCAGACCCAGTCCCTCCTCTGCTGACAGCCGAGAGAGCGAACACAGGGTTATCAAACCGTCCCTGGCTCCTCATCACACACCGGAGCATCAGAGGGAGCCCCttgaggagaggcagagacggCCAGAGAAACCTCAGCAGGTACCCATCTTCAGATCTCATCCCCTGTGGCTTGTGTTTGTCAATGTTTCTGCACGATCTACCGACAATGTGTCCCAGAGTGAATTACGCAAGACTTTACTTAAATGCTTTGCTGCAAATAGTCTTTGTTGCCTCGTTCCCCATGGGGTGATCATCTACACAGGACAgcaagaaacatttaaaacaaggcTTGCCGAAGTTAAAGCAGATGTTTGTATACAACAGGGTGAGAAGCCAAGCACACCTGTGATACCTGAGGAGGTGCCGGAGCAGCCAAGGGGCCCTCAGTGTCCAGAGCTCGTCCCTGCGGAGGAGAGCAACACACCCAAGGTGAATACTTACAGATGTCTGATGTGATCCAACCACTTTTAATTTATGATCATGTAGATTTTGCTAACTAAactttttctatatttataatttcattttttgttttttgtaatatATGGGCCACAATACTCAAAAATAACTAAGTGGAAACTAAGTAAGAAATGTCATATTAccataaaaatgttttccattgaAGTCTAACTTATTGACACGTTTActtattttaaagaaaacacaggaagctgctgctttCCCCAGCTTTGAGGATGGTAATTATCTCATAATATTCTAACATTTCGTAGTTTTTATCATTCTTTGCAGCACATTACAGAGTTTTACAATGAGagccatttgtttttgctgcacaGTCCCAGGCCCCTGTGAGCCAGAAGATCTTATTGATGGGATCATCTTTGCTGCTAACTACCTTGGCTGCACTCAGATGTTGTCTGATAAAAATCCATCCAAGTCAGTCCGCATGTCCCAGGCCCATGAAGCTGTCAGTCGTATCAAGGTAATCTGCCTCTTCAGGGAGATGGTCGTTAGCAtccattgatttgattttttaaatattcaaatctgCCAAGAGATTCTTCCTGCTTCTGTTTCTCAAAAATGTTGGAACAGATTTCAAAGATTGGCCTTGTGTCCAGGAGAATTTGATGGTGATCTGGTCCTGGAATTAGACAACTTGTCTTTTAAGCTTTAGCCCTCAAACTAACAGAGATACAGAAATCCTAAAGGTGTGTTTGCAGGTTTAAGTATCGACATTGATTGTCTGGGTATAACAGCAAGGCACTTGTTTAGCACTGGCAGAGGCTCATGCTCCCAAAGTGCCTTTTACTTTGGATTTCAACAAATTAATTCAAATTTTaagtgtatgtacatgtattgCCAGCTGACGTATTTAAGGGCCAGCAGGGTCATTTTGTTACCACACAGTGGAGCTGTTGCATGCCTTTTTTTTATCCCCTGCCCATGTTAGTATTCTGATAATGAGCTGAACGTTTGCATTGTGACATTTaagtacagaaatataaaatgtctgattaaaacaatatgttatttatttaaaagagcCAAGATGAAGACTCTCAAATGATGACAGAAGTGGACCTGTTTATCTCCACTAAAGCTGTCAAAGTGCTGAATGCTGACACGCAGGTTAGTGACTGTTAGATCTTTGTGTGTTGATTCAGCTTCCCTTCAGTGTTTAATCATTTCGTTGTTTTTCTTGCTCCACGCAGGACACAATGATGGACAGTGCCTTGCGTACTATCTCCTATATCGCCGACATTGGCAGTATTGTGGTTCTGATGGCACGGAGGCGCATGTCTCAGGCCTCATCGGAGGATTTCTCCCCGACAGAATCTCCCGACTCCAGCGAAGGGAAGAATCAGTACAGGATGATCTGCTATGTCTTTGAGTCAGAGGATGTAAGTGTTTCTTTAActgcacattttatatatatttttgagttTATACCTTAGTTTTGTTTTAGATATTTGTTCCATGGTCATTTAAACCATTGTGATCTTTCTCACCTCCTTGCTGTTGTCAATTGGGATAGCCTTTCTGCTGAGTAGTTTTCCCCAAACGCTCCCCTTCCCACAGGCGCAGCTCATTGCACAGTCCATCGGTCAGGCGTTTAGCGTGGCTTACAGGGAATTCCTGCGAGCCAATGGCATCAACCCGACCGACTTGAGCCAGAAACAatacagtgacatcatcaactCCCAGGAAATGTACCACGACGACCTCGTCCATTTCTCAAACTCAGACAACTGTAAAGAGGTGCGATATTTCTTATTTGGCTGCAGGTGAATTGTGGATGATGATTGATGGATTCCCTTTAACATAAATGGCTGTACCGGAATCTCACACCTCTTCTAAACCCTGAAATTCAAAGTGTGCTTTTTTCTGCGTTCCAGCTGTATGTGGAGAAGCAGAAAGGGGAGAGCCTCGGTGTGGTGATCGTGGAGTCTGGTTGGGGCTCCATTCTGCCCACCGTCATCCTGGCTAGTATGCTGAACAGTGGCCCTGCAGCTCGCTCTGGAAAACTCAGCGTTGGGGACCAGATTATGTCCATCAATGACACGAGCCTGGTGGGGCTGCCACTTGCCACCTGCCAGGGCATCATCAAGGTACAGAGCATATCAGGCACTGCCAGTTTTCACATATTCAGTGTTCACTCAGTCTTCACTTACATAAGGTTTTGAATCAGGGAATAGCACAATGGCTTAGTGGTTGGCACTATCACAACAAAAAAGTTTATCtccatttctttgtgtgtttctggccTCACTGCAAAGACATTCTGGTCAGCTGAACTGGCGACTCTAAATTAAATAGCAGATATTGATTTGAGTGTCTCTGTAAGACCTGTGATGGATTGGTGACCTGTAGGTCTGACCTGCTGCTTTCTGGTCATCTGATGACCCTCAAAAGGTTTAAGAGTATACACAAAACAGATGCATGAATAAATGTGTGAGTTAAtcatctaaccctaaccccagcCTGTCTGTGGCCCTCAGCCCCAAGCCcgttggttcctgctgaagatgtacatttaaaaaaataaaaatatactttcattttgaaagctAGATGATAAATGATGTCCTTGTTGTTAGCAAACgctactcaaacaggagtaaacagtgcatttgttgctATTTTAAGCTGCAGACTAGTAAGTATTTAGCAGGATGATGAATATGGGATTGAATCTAACAAAACTGCAGCtcccattttttttatattttcttggACGCCTGTGAATAAGCTATTAGGCTTTGGCTACAGgtaatacttgttagtaggatacattaattgttgcttttggtcttttcttgggatttgttgactataagaaaaaaatatcaccACTTATCCTTTAAAAGGACTGtaacattaatgtgtttttctgtctttttggaCATGGTCCAGGGTCTGAAGAATCAGGTGAAGGTAAAGCTGAGTATTGTGAGCTGCCCTCCTGTCACCACTGTCCTCATCAAGAGACCGGATCTCAAGTTCCAGCTTGGTTTCAGTGTGCAGAATGGCATTGTGAGTAAGCTCTTGTTAGTATGAAGCATGACACTAAACTTTAGGTTGAGGCTCAGAATGAATGCTTGGCAACTTCTGAAGAGCACCGCTGTTTTTAAAGAGTGAGGGTTTTGCTATATACTTTGCAGTTACATATAAAGTGTCTTTTTTACATCCTCAGATCTGCAGTCTGATGCGAGGTGGCATAGCTGAGCGAGGTGGCGTTCGCGTTGGACACAGAATCATTGAAATAAATGGTCAGAgtgttgttgccatggcacACGAGAAGATTGTTCAAaccctgtctgtctcagtgGGTGAGGTAAGAACTCCTTGCGCCACAAGACGGCAATTTTCAC from Enoplosus armatus isolate fEnoArm2 chromosome 6, fEnoArm2.hap1, whole genome shotgun sequence includes:
- the apba2a gene encoding amyloid-beta A4 precursor protein-binding family A member 2 isoform X1; amino-acid sequence: MAHGKRPGTISKILAASPPPCPGPELTKQSQEEQRGLVKEASEQPPYTLKDDNNDQVTPPVPVNHYYMSCEPSPEDMEDTCSEYDNVGSDVEQDYDQVLHLNREGVVDMRYYKQYCPEDGGYIKHAVGDNINENSSAVEQFAPRPHHGTDISEGSQSDAKPHKMTRRFRSHCAPTAGDAAERDVEKGQENRFFFSDGDEIEEVLDGAKFIEDLEETENSVQTLYQDNENERIRKGGDEREREDDTRVARNHNIPGASKKCESSHMGSKERERQGKGRGRRGTGEDIQHVVSGIKGWTTNSTEQHPKTASKDCKKAAVRTKARSGSSKQHPPPPPRRSHAESPTDTQKPQPRRETPPVPRPSPSSADSRESEHRVIKPSLAPHHTPEHQREPLEERQRRPEKPQQGEKPSTPVIPEEVPEQPRGPQCPELVPAEESNTPKKTQEAAAFPSFEDVPGPCEPEDLIDGIIFAANYLGCTQMLSDKNPSKSVRMSQAHEAVSRIKSQDEDSQMMTEVDLFISTKAVKVLNADTQDTMMDSALRTISYIADIGSIVVLMARRRMSQASSEDFSPTESPDSSEGKNQYRMICYVFESEDAQLIAQSIGQAFSVAYREFLRANGINPTDLSQKQYSDIINSQEMYHDDLVHFSNSDNCKELYVEKQKGESLGVVIVESGWGSILPTVILASMLNSGPAARSGKLSVGDQIMSINDTSLVGLPLATCQGIIKGLKNQVKVKLSIVSCPPVTTVLIKRPDLKFQLGFSVQNGIICSLMRGGIAERGGVRVGHRIIEINGQSVVAMAHEKIVQTLSVSVGEINMKTMPAVMFRLLTGQETPIYI
- the apba2a gene encoding amyloid-beta A4 precursor protein-binding family A member 2 isoform X2, whose amino-acid sequence is MSCEPSPEDMEDTCSEYDNVGSDVEQDYDQVLHLNREGVVDMRYYKQYCPEDGGYIKHAVGDNINENSSAVEQFAPRPHHGTDISEGSQSDAKPHKMTRRFRSHCAPTAGDAAERDVEKGQENRFFFSDGDEIEEVLDGAKFIEDLEETENSVQTLYQDNENERIRKGGDEREREDDTRVARNHNIPGASKKCESSHMGSKERERQGKGRGRRGTGEDIQHVVSGIKGWTTNSTEQHPKTASKDCKKAAVRTKARSGSSKQHPPPPPRRSHAESPTDTQKPQPRRETPPVPRPSPSSADSRESEHRVIKPSLAPHHTPEHQREPLEERQRRPEKPQQPSTPVIPEEVPEQPRGPQCPELVPAEESNTPKKTQEAAAFPSFEDVPGPCEPEDLIDGIIFAANYLGCTQMLSDKNPSKSVRMSQAHEAVSRIKSQDEDSQMMTEVDLFISTKAVKVLNADTQDTMMDSALRTISYIADIGSIVVLMARRRMSQASSEDFSPTESPDSSEGKNQYRMICYVFESEDAQLIAQSIGQAFSVAYREFLRANGINPTDLSQKQYSDIINSQEMYHDDLVHFSNSDNCKELYVEKQKGESLGVVIVESGWGSILPTVILASMLNSGPAARSGKLSVGDQIMSINDTSLVGLPLATCQGIIKGLKNQVKVKLSIVSCPPVTTVLIKRPDLKFQLGFSVQNGIICSLMRGGIAERGGVRVGHRIIEINGQSVVAMAHEKIVQTLSVSVGEINMKTMPAVMFRLLTGQETPIYI